The Amycolatopsis sp. NBC_01480 genome segment GTCCGGGTCGAAGCCCGGGCCGGACGGCGCCGAGGGGGTGCTGGACATGGGGTGGCCCTCCGGGGTCGGTGATCTCCGCTGAATTCCAGGTAACCCACTAACGCGGTGTTAGTCAAGCAGGTGATTTAAACTCGCGGTAGGCTTCCCGCCCATGGACGACACTCCGAACGACACCGCGGCGGAGAGGGGAACCGGGTGGCGGGAACGGATCACCCCGGGCCGGTTCGACGGCCGGACGGTGATCGTCACCGGGGCCGGTTCCGGCATCGGCCGGGCGACCGCCTCACGGATCCTGCGCGAGGGCGGCCGGGTGATCGCGGCCGACGTTTCCGGCGACCGCCTGGACGCGTTCACCACGGAGTTCGCCACGGAAGCCGGGTCCGCCGCGCTCGTCACCGTGGCCGCGGACATCACCGACGCGGCCGGCGTCGAGCGGATCGTGACCGCGGCCGGGCCCCGGATCGACGGGCTGGCCAACGTCGCCGGCATCGTCGACGACGACTCGCCGGCCCACGAGATCAGCGACGAGGTCTGGCAGCGGGTCTTCGCGGTCAACGTGGACGGCACGTTCCGCCTCATCCGCGCGGTCGTGCCCTCGATGCTGGACGCCGGCGCCGGCTCGATCGTGAACGTCGCGTCCGAAGCGGCGCTGCGCGGCTCCACTGCCGGGATCGCTTACACCGCCTCGAAACACGCGGTCGTGGGCATCACCCGCAGCTGCGCGTTCATGTACGGGCCGCAGGGCCTGCGGGTCAACGCCGTCGCCCCGGGCGCGGTCGCCACCGGGATCGCGCGGATCGGCACGCCGTCGGAGTTCGGGCAGCGGCGGATCCGAGACTTCCTCCCGCTGATCCCGTCCATCGCGCAGGCCGAGCAGCTCGCGGCCTCGATCACGTTCCTGCTCAGCGACGACGGGGTCAACGTCAACGGTGCCGTGCTGCCCTCCGACGGCGGATGGGCGGTGCAGTAGCGATGAAGCTCGAACAAGTGGCGCCGGAGCTGCGGTCCCGGGCGCGCTGGATGCCGCGCGTCTCGATGCGGCGCCCGTGGGTGCGCCGGCTGGGCCGGGCGCTGACCAGGCGGATGCGTGCGGTGGAGGTGCCCGGCGTGCGCCTCGAGACGGCGGACGGGGTCCGGGTCTACCGCCCGGACGACGTCCGCTCGGACGCGGCGCTGCTGTGGATCCACGGCGGGGGACTGGTGGCCGGAAGCGCGGTGTCGGACGACCGGTTCTGCGGCGAGACCGCCCGTGAGCTGGGGATCACCGTCGTGTCGGCGGAATACCGGCTGGCGCCCGAAAACCCGTGCCCAGCGGCGATCGACGACTGCCATGCCGCGTGGACGTGGCTGCAGAAGCAGGCCGGGTCCCTCGGCGTCGACCCGGCCCGGGTGGTGGTCGGCGGGCAGAGTGCCGGTGGCGGACTGGCCGCGGCGCTGGTGCAACGGCTGCACGACGAGGGCGGCCCGCAACCGCTCGCGCAGTGGCTGTTCTGCCCGATGCTCGACGACCGCACCGCCGCCCGCCGGGACCTCGACCGCGTCGGGCACCTGGTGTGGGACAACCGGCTGAACCACTTCGGCTGGCAGTCCTACCTCGCCGCCGAGCCCGGGGTGTCGAAGGTGCCGCGTTACGCCGTGCCCGCGCGGCGCGGCGACCTCAGTGGACTGCCGCCCGCCTGGATCGGCGTCGGCGACATCGACCTGTTCCACGACGAAGACCACGCGTACGCCGAACAACTGCTCGAGGACGGGGTCGAGACGCGGTTCCACCTCGTGCCCGGCGCGCCGCACGGGTTCGAGGCCTGGGCGCCCGGCACCGACCTGGCCCGGGCGTATCTGGCCGCGGCCCGAACGTGGCTGCGGGCGCGCACGTAGGATCTTCCCCGGCGAAAAGGTGGTGGTTTATGACCGAGAGAACCGTCCGGATGGACCGGGCCGGCGCGACGCGGGAGGCGATCCTCGGCACGGCGGAACAGCTGTTCGCCGAGCACGGGGTGCACGCGGTGTCCAACCGGCACATCAGCGAGGCCGCGGGCCAGGGCAACAACGCCGCGGTGAACTACCACTTCGGCACCAAAGTGGACCTGGTCCGCGCGATCATGCGCAAGCACACCGCGCGGATCGAGGTGCTGCGCACGGAGATGGTCGACGCGATGCCCGCTGGCCCCGGCCTGCGCGAGTGGGTGGCCTGCCTGGTCCGGCCGACCACCACCTACCTCGACGAGCTCGGCGTGCCGAGCTGGTTCGCCCGGTTCGGCGCGCAGATCATGACCGACCCCGCGCTGCGCGAGATCATGGTCACGGAGTCGCTTTCCTCGCCGGTGCTGGCCCACGCGGTCGACGGGCTGAACCGCTGCCTGCCCCAGCTGCCGCCGGAGGTCCGCGCCGAGCGCGCGGACATGATCCGCCAGCTGATGATCCACGTGACCGCCGAACGCGAGCGCGCCCTCGCCGAGGGCACGCCTACTCCGCGAGCGACCTGGGCGGACGCCGCGACGGGCCTGATCGACGGCATCACCGGGCTGGCGCTGGCGCCGGTCACGCGCTGAGCCCGGCCCGGTACGTCCACAGTGGACGCACCGGGCCGGGGACCACCGTCAGGCGAGGGTGATCGCGTACAGCTCGGCCCTGGGGTCGTTCGGCAGCGTCAGCGACTGGAGCGTCTTGCCCGGGTCCAGGGCGGCCTGGACCCCGAAGAGCCGGACCGGCGGGCCGTCCACCCCGCTGCCCGCCTTGATCCGGTGCGGCAGGTCGAGCACGACGGTGCTGCCCGCCGGCGTCGAGCCCGCCCAGTCGCCGAGCGTCACGCCGAGGGCCGCGCTGCTGCCGTCGGTGTAGTGCGCGGTCAGCGTGGTCGTCACCGGGCCGCTGTGCGAGGAGCCGACGATCCGCAGCGACCCGTGGCTGCCCGCCGGGACCAGCAGCGACTGGCCGCGGGCCTCGACGAAGTTCGCCGCGGTGCCGCTCGCGTCCGGGGCGGCGTAGGTGACGCCGTCCCACACGACCGGTCCGGCCGGCGGCAGCAGGTCCGCGTCGTAACTCCAGCCGGAGCCGTCGAAGTTGCCCTCGGTGGACGCGGCGACTGTGGCCGTGCCGTCGTGGTTGCGGTCCCGGCTCAGGTCGACCGCGCACGCCGTGCCGGACGTCGCCGCGCAGACCGCAGGCGCCCGCACTTCGACGCTCACCGGCCGTGTGACGGTGTTCGCGCCCAGCCCGGAAGCCTTGACCTGCAACGGATAGCTGCCCAATGGGGTCCCCGCCGGCACCGTCACGGCCAGCGAAACCGGTTGCTGCACCGGCAATCGGCCCGACCACTGGAGCAGCGGGTTCCGTGGCTTCGTGGTCACCTTCCAGCCCTGCGGCGCGGTGGTGGTCACCGTGACCGGCTGCACCAGCGGGCTTTGCGTCAGCACGTCCAGGTTCAGGTTCACCTGCTGCGCCTGGTCCGACGCGGGGATCACGACCGAGCTTTGGCCCAGCGAAGCGTCGACGTGGCTGCGCAGATCACCGACCGCGTTGTTCACCGAAGGCGGCTCGGCGTTCGCCGACGTGCCCCACTTCGACGGGATGGCGCCGACTTTGTGCGTCAGCGTGCCGCCGTGGGAGATCGCGGACCAGTCCAGCCAGGTCTGCCGGACGTCACGGCCGTTCAGCGAAACGCTCTGCACGTACCGGTTCGTGTCGCTCGCGCCCGGCGCGGAAACCGTGAGCGTGCCGCCCTGCGAGCTGCCGTACTGTCCGATCCGGACGGTCGCCGAATCGAACTGCGGGCTGGACACCGCGAGGAAGTTCGAGCCGCTCATCGTCGGGTACAGCCCGAGCGAGGAGAACACGTACCAGGCCGACATGGTGCCGAGGTCGTCGTTGCCGGTCATGCCGTCCGGGCCGGTGGTGAACAGCGTCATCGCCGCCCGGACCACGGTCGCGGTCTTGGCCGGCGCGCCGACCCAGTTGTACATGTACGGCGCCAGCAGGTCCGGCTCGTTGTTCGGGTTGTAGGTGGGCTTGCCGTAGTAGTCGTACGGGCTGGCGATCCAGTCGTTGCGCGCGGTGCCCGCCGGGTCGGCGAGCAGCTTGTCGTAGGCGAAGAAGGAGTCCAGCCGCTTCTGCGTCGTCGCGCGCCCGCCCATCAGCGACACCAGCCCGGCCGGGTCCTGCGGCACGAGCCACTGGTACTGGTAGGCGCCGCCCTCGTGGAACTGCTGGTCGGCGTCGACCGGGTTGTACGGCGTCAGCCAGGTGCCTTCGGTGGTGCGCGGGCGGAACGCCTGCGTCGAGGAGTCCCAGAGGTTCTTGTACCACTGGCCGCGGTCGGCGAACATCCGCGCGTCGGCGGTGTGGCCGAGGCCCTTGGCCATCAGCGCGAGGGCCGCGTCGGCCGCGGAGTACTCCATCGTCGCCGAGGCCGGGTGGTTGCAGTCGTTGTCGCCGCCCTTGGCCGCGCAGTCCGTGCCGAGGGTCAGGCCGCTGGGGATGTAACCGCGGTCGTTGTAGTAGTTCACGCCGGAGCGCCCGTTGTACGGCGAATCGGCGGGCGGCGTGCTCGTGGCGTTCTTCTTGAGCAGCGCGTACGCCTCTTCCTCATGCCCGGCGAGCAGGCCCTTGGACCAAGCCTCGACGAGGAACGGCGTCACCGGGTCACCGGTCATGATGTTGGTCTCGCTGCCGGCCAGCGCCCAGCGCGGCAGCCAGCCGCCGTCACGCCCGATCGCCACCACGGACAGCGCGACGTCTTTCGCCACTTGAGGTTCGAGCATCTCCAGCAATTGGTTCTGCGGCCGATAGGTGTCCCAGAGCGAGAAGTTCTGGTACGGCGTGTAACCGCTCGCGGTGTGCACCTTGCCGTCGAAGCCCGTGTACGCGCCGTCGGTGTCGCCGGCCAGGTTCGGGTGCAGCTGCGAGTGGTAGAGAGCGGTGTAGAACGCCGTCTGCCGGTCCGCGGTGCCGCCGGAGATCTTGACCGCGCCGAGCCGGTCGGCCCAGGCCTGGTGCAGCGCCGTGCGGGTGGCGTCGAAGTCGTACGAGTCACCGGTTTCCGCGGTGAGGTTCTTCCGCGCGCCCTCGGGGCCGGTGTAGGACAGGCCGACCTTGACCGTGACGTCGCGGTCGGTCGTCGCGTCGAAGCTCGCCCACGCGCCGTTGCCGCCGGTGCCCGCCGCGTCCCGGCTGCCCGGCGTGCGCGTCGAGCCGCGCCAGGTGCCGAAGGAGCTGAACGGCCGGTCGAACGTCGCGGTGAAGTACACCGTGTGCTCGTCGTGCCCGGCGCAGAACCCGCCCGCGCGCACGCGGCCCTCCAGCGTCCGGTCGCCGACCACGTGGATCTCGGAGTCCTTGACCGACTGATTGGCCTGGCCGGTGTTGAACAGGACGTTCGCGGCGCCGGTCGAGGGGAAGGTGTAGCGCTGCCAGCCGGTGCGCGCGGTGGCGGTCAGCTCGGCGTTGATGTCGTACTTTTTGAGGCCCACGCGGTAATAACCGGGCTCGGCGTGCTCGTCGTCGTGCGTGTAATCGGACTTGTAGACGTCCTTGTCGACGCTGTCGACGGCGCCGGTGGTCGGCATGATCGGCAGCTCGCCCATCACCCCGCAGCCGACGCCGGACAGGTGCGTCTGGCTGAAGCCGTAGATGGCGTTCTGCTGGTAGTCGTAGCCGCCCTGGCCGCCGGTGTCGGGGCTGACCTGCACCATCCCGAACGGCGCGCTGGCCCCGGGGAAGGTGTTGCCGAAGTTCTCCGTGCCGACGAACGGGTTCACCTGCGCCACCGGATCGGCGGCCGGGGCGGGTTGCGCCCCGGCCGTGGCGGGCGCCAGCGCGGCGAACACCAGGCCCGCGACCGCGAGCGCGGCCGCCCGTCTGCTCTGCGTCCTCATGGGGCCGCACCTCCCAGAAGCGATGACATCGTTGTCAAAACCGAACCCGGTGCCGGGTTCGCGAACGGAGAGCAGCTTTACATCTCGAGGGGCATTTGCAAACCCCGTGACCGGTCAATCCGTTGTCAGGACTGACGGGACACGGGGTTTGGCTGTCGCGGCGGGGTGGCTACGCGTCGATCGGCTCGCGGAGGCGGCCGCCGTCGACTTCCCAATTCTGCAAGGCTTTCTCGCCCGCGGTGAGCAGCTCCGGACCCGGGTCGCCCTCGAGCAGTGCTTCGGGACTGCGGTGGTCGTCGCGGTGGGCTGCGGTCATCAGGATGCCATGCGCGACAACAGGATCTGTCTCCGGCGGCACGACGAGCAGGGTCAAGCGGTGCCGCTCCCACGCGCCGATCACGGTCACCGTGGCGGCGGGCTGCGACCGGAAGCCCTCCAGACGGACGTCGGCGTCCTCGATGCGGAGACGGCGCGGTGTCCTTGGCCAGGCGGCGAGGTTGAAGGTCACGCGTTCGACCTGTTCCAGCCGCACGGCCAGCACCGTCAGCAGGGACGGCAGCTCGGCGGCCAGGTCGCGGGAACGGGGCCACCACGCGCCGTCCACGTACCCGGTCCGGGGCGCTTTCGGCTTGAGGCGCAGGCGGACCTGGTGGCGGGGCGACTCGGGCACCGGTGTTTCGGTGCAGGGATCCGGCTTCATGGTGGGTTCACTGTCCTTCGCGGCCGGAGCTTCCGTTGCCGGACGCCGCCAGCGGGACGATCGCACCGGTCTCCGCGGGCTTCGGTACAGCAGGATTCGGTACAGCGGGATTCGGTGCAGCAGGGTTCAGCGCAGCAGGGTTCGCCGCGGCCGTCTCGCGGGCCAGGAACGAGCCCAGCTCCCCGATGGTGCTCATCAGCGGCGCGGGGAACACGACGGTGGTGTTCTTGTCCACGCCGATCTCCACCAGGCTCTGCAGATTGCGCAGCTGCAAGGCGAGCGGGTGCGCCATCATGGTGTCCGACGCGTCGCCCAGCGCGGCCGCGGCCAGCGACTCGCCCTCGGCGCTGATGATCTTGGCGCGCTTCTCGCGCTCGGCCTCGGCCTGCCGGGCCATCGCGCGTTTCATGGTGTCGGGCAGCTGGATGTCCTTCAGCTCCACGAGCGTGACCTCCACGCCCCAGTCGAGCGTGGTGACGTCGAGGATCTCGCGAATGCCGGAGTTGATGCTGTCGGTCTCGGACAGCGTCTCGTCCAGCGTGTGCCGGCCGACGACCTTGCGCAGGGTGGTCTGGGCGATCTGGTCGATCGCGGCGTAGACGTTCTCGATCGCGACCACGGACTTCACCGCGTCGGTGACCCGGAAGTACGCGACGGCCGAGACGTCGACGCTGACGTTGTCGCGGGTGATGATGCCCTGCGACTGGATCGGCATGGTGATGATCCGCAGCGGGACCCGGCGCAGCACGTCGACCACGGGGATGATCAGCCGCAGCCCGGGCTCGCGCACGCCCTGCACCCGGCCGAGCCGGAACAGCACCCCGCGCTCGTACTGCTTGATCACCCGCACCGTGGCGGCCAGCAGGATCAGCAGCACCACGACGATGACGACGATGATGACGATGTTCATGGCGCTCCTTACGAAATGGCGTCAGTCGGTGATGGTCATCCGGTTGTCGACGGCGGTCACGCCGGGGGCGAACCAGGCGGTCTGCTCGGCCGAGCGCCGTTCGGCGGCGGTGGGCACGTCGCCGGTCAGGGTGACCTGGGTGCCGTCCACGCCGACCTCGACGTGCTGGGACATCTCGGGCATGTGCCGGGTCAGCGCGGCGGTGATCTTCGCCTGCATCTCGGCGGGCGCGGCGGTGGCCGCGGGCCGCAGCGAGATCAGGTTCCGCACGCCGCTGATGCCGGGCAGGCCGGCCACGGCGTTGCGGGCGGCTTCGCGCTGGAACTGCCACGGCACGGCGCCGCGCAGGGTGAGCACGTGGTCGCGGACCTCGACCTGCACGGAGTTCTTCGGCACCACCACGGAACGGCGGTCGAAGATGATCATGGCCTCGCGGGTGAGGTCCGCGTCGTCGGGGACGTCGTGGCCGTGGCGCACCACGATCTTGTCCGCGGTCACGGTCACGCCGTGGACCCGGGTCGCGGCGCGCAGTGCCTCTTCCTTCTCCGGATAGGTCCCCACGTGCCCCGACAGCGTCGCCTCGCCGTCGGTGACGGCCACGCCGATCTCCTCGGCGTTCACACTCGGAGTCCAGGCGAGCTCCTCGTTGACGTCGGTCCGGAGCTGGTGGTCGGGCCGGTGCTGGGTCTGGGTCATTCCTTCACGGTGGCCTCGCCCGCTCCCGCGGCGTAGGGCCGCTGGGCCTTTCTTGCAGGGCCCTTCGGCGCGCCGGGCGTAACCTGGCGGGGTGGCCGACCCGCGCGTGATCACGGTGTTCCTGGTCGACGACCACGAGCTGGTGCGCCGTGGCGTCGCCGAGCTGATCGACGACGAGGACGACCTGACGGTGGCCGGCCAGGCCTCTTCGGCCGCCGAGGCGCTGGCCCGGGTGCCCGCGCTCCGCCCGGACGTCGCGGTGCTGGACGTCCGGCTGCCCGACGGCGACGGCGTCGAGCTGTGCCGCGAGCTGCGGGCCAAACTGCCCGGGCTGCGCTGCCTGATGCTCACCTCGTTCACCGACGAGCAGTCGATGGTCGACGCGGTGCTCGCGGGCGCCGACGGGTACGTGATCAAGGACGTCAAGGGACTCCAGCTGGTCGAGGCCATCCGCCGGGTCGGCGCGGGTGGGAGCCTGCTCGACGAGCGCGCGGTGGCGGCGCTGGTGGCGAAGCTGCGTCAGGGCGCGGGGGAGCCGGGCCCGCTGGCCGGGCTGACCGCGCAGGAGCGGGTGCTGCTCGACCTGATCGGCGAGAGCCTGACCAACCGCGAGATCGCCGAGCGGATGTTCCTGGCCGAAAAGACCGTGAAGAACTACGTTTCGCGGCTGCTGGCCAAGCTGGGCATGGAACGGCGGACCCAGGCCGCGGTGCTCGTCACCGGGATCCACGACGAGCAGCGCCGCCCGGGCGGCTGATCACCGCAGGCCCGCGGAGAACGGGTGCTCGTCACTGGTCACGACGTCCTCCAGCCGGACCGGGGTGAACGGCTCGACCGGCGCGCCGTGCCCGAGCCGCAACATGACCTGGGGCCACAGGCCGCCGCCGAGCAGTTGCCGTAGCTCGCGCCGCGGCCCGGGCTGGGCCATCACGGTGGACCACAGCACCGAAGACAGGCCCGAAGCCGTCGCGGTCAGCAGGACGCGCTGCATGGCCTGGCCCGCCTGAAGCAGCGCGAGATTGGTGTCGTGCAAGGAACCCACGACCACGAGCAGGCGGTCCGGCTGCACGTCGAAGTCCGTCCGGTCGCCGGTTTCCGGCGCCGCGCGGTCCATGATTTCGCGCAGCAGCGGGATTTGCCCGGGCTCGACGGTGGCGAGCCACGACCGCTCGATCTCCGCGGCCCGGCGCAGTTCCCGCTGGACCTCCGGCGGGACGGCCGCGGAGGTGAACGGGGGCCGGTTGCCGCGGCGGACCGGGATCGCCTCGGCCAGCCGGCGGTCCACCGGCGAGACCGGCTCGTGCCCGCGGGGGCACACGACCGCCAGCAGGTCCGGGCGTCCCGCCATCGGCAGCAGCCGCACGTCGGGGTGGCTGCCGTGGGCCTTGATCGCCGCCCGGAGGTTCAGCAGCGCCACCCCGCAGCTCAGGAGCTGCTCACGCCGCTGCGGGCCGTCGTCGATGTCCGCGTACAGCTCGATCGCCCCCGGCGTGCACTGGAACCGCCAGGGCCGGGCGCCCCGCAACGGCGGCGGGGTGGTCGCCATGACGAGGATCTGCCGTACCTGCTCGGTGCTCAGGTGCCCCACGGGCATCACGCCGGTTTTCATCCACTGCTCCCTGGATCGTGTGAAGTTCGGGCTGACCATCCGCCACGGCGGCGCCGGGGGCCCAGTGCCGAACGTCCCGCGTCGCGCGGCGAAGGTCGCCGGTTTCCGGTCGGGCCCGCTCCGGTG includes the following:
- a CDS encoding GH92 family glycosyl hydrolase, encoding MRTQSRRAAALAVAGLVFAALAPATAGAQPAPAADPVAQVNPFVGTENFGNTFPGASAPFGMVQVSPDTGGQGGYDYQQNAIYGFSQTHLSGVGCGVMGELPIMPTTGAVDSVDKDVYKSDYTHDDEHAEPGYYRVGLKKYDINAELTATARTGWQRYTFPSTGAANVLFNTGQANQSVKDSEIHVVGDRTLEGRVRAGGFCAGHDEHTVYFTATFDRPFSSFGTWRGSTRTPGSRDAAGTGGNGAWASFDATTDRDVTVKVGLSYTGPEGARKNLTAETGDSYDFDATRTALHQAWADRLGAVKISGGTADRQTAFYTALYHSQLHPNLAGDTDGAYTGFDGKVHTASGYTPYQNFSLWDTYRPQNQLLEMLEPQVAKDVALSVVAIGRDGGWLPRWALAGSETNIMTGDPVTPFLVEAWSKGLLAGHEEEAYALLKKNATSTPPADSPYNGRSGVNYYNDRGYIPSGLTLGTDCAAKGGDNDCNHPASATMEYSAADAALALMAKGLGHTADARMFADRGQWYKNLWDSSTQAFRPRTTEGTWLTPYNPVDADQQFHEGGAYQYQWLVPQDPAGLVSLMGGRATTQKRLDSFFAYDKLLADPAGTARNDWIASPYDYYGKPTYNPNNEPDLLAPYMYNWVGAPAKTATVVRAAMTLFTTGPDGMTGNDDLGTMSAWYVFSSLGLYPTMSGSNFLAVSSPQFDSATVRIGQYGSSQGGTLTVSAPGASDTNRYVQSVSLNGRDVRQTWLDWSAISHGGTLTHKVGAIPSKWGTSANAEPPSVNNAVGDLRSHVDASLGQSSVVIPASDQAQQVNLNLDVLTQSPLVQPVTVTTTAPQGWKVTTKPRNPLLQWSGRLPVQQPVSLAVTVPAGTPLGSYPLQVKASGLGANTVTRPVSVEVRAPAVCAATSGTACAVDLSRDRNHDGTATVAASTEGNFDGSGWSYDADLLPPAGPVVWDGVTYAAPDASGTAANFVEARGQSLLVPAGSHGSLRIVGSSHSGPVTTTLTAHYTDGSSAALGVTLGDWAGSTPAGSTVVLDLPHRIKAGSGVDGPPVRLFGVQAALDPGKTLQSLTLPNDPRAELYAITLA
- a CDS encoding alpha/beta hydrolase yields the protein MKLEQVAPELRSRARWMPRVSMRRPWVRRLGRALTRRMRAVEVPGVRLETADGVRVYRPDDVRSDAALLWIHGGGLVAGSAVSDDRFCGETARELGITVVSAEYRLAPENPCPAAIDDCHAAWTWLQKQAGSLGVDPARVVVGGQSAGGGLAAALVQRLHDEGGPQPLAQWLFCPMLDDRTAARRDLDRVGHLVWDNRLNHFGWQSYLAAEPGVSKVPRYAVPARRGDLSGLPPAWIGVGDIDLFHDEDHAYAEQLLEDGVETRFHLVPGAPHGFEAWAPGTDLARAYLAAARTWLRART
- a CDS encoding TetR/AcrR family transcriptional regulator, which translates into the protein MTERTVRMDRAGATREAILGTAEQLFAEHGVHAVSNRHISEAAGQGNNAAVNYHFGTKVDLVRAIMRKHTARIEVLRTEMVDAMPAGPGLREWVACLVRPTTTYLDELGVPSWFARFGAQIMTDPALREIMVTESLSSPVLAHAVDGLNRCLPQLPPEVRAERADMIRQLMIHVTAERERALAEGTPTPRATWADAATGLIDGITGLALAPVTR
- a CDS encoding DUF5994 family protein, with translation MKPDPCTETPVPESPRHQVRLRLKPKAPRTGYVDGAWWPRSRDLAAELPSLLTVLAVRLEQVERVTFNLAAWPRTPRRLRIEDADVRLEGFRSQPAATVTVIGAWERHRLTLLVVPPETDPVVAHGILMTAAHRDDHRSPEALLEGDPGPELLTAGEKALQNWEVDGGRLREPIDA
- a CDS encoding slipin family protein yields the protein MNIVIIVVIVVVLLILLAATVRVIKQYERGVLFRLGRVQGVREPGLRLIIPVVDVLRRVPLRIITMPIQSQGIITRDNVSVDVSAVAYFRVTDAVKSVVAIENVYAAIDQIAQTTLRKVVGRHTLDETLSETDSINSGIREILDVTTLDWGVEVTLVELKDIQLPDTMKRAMARQAEAEREKRAKIISAEGESLAAAALGDASDTMMAHPLALQLRNLQSLVEIGVDKNTTVVFPAPLMSTIGELGSFLARETAAANPAALNPAAPNPAVPNPAVPKPAETGAIVPLAASGNGSSGREGQ
- a CDS encoding response regulator transcription factor — translated: MITVFLVDDHELVRRGVAELIDDEDDLTVAGQASSAAEALARVPALRPDVAVLDVRLPDGDGVELCRELRAKLPGLRCLMLTSFTDEQSMVDAVLAGADGYVIKDVKGLQLVEAIRRVGAGGSLLDERAVAALVAKLRQGAGEPGPLAGLTAQERVLLDLIGESLTNREIAERMFLAEKTVKNYVSRLLAKLGMERRTQAAVLVTGIHDEQRRPGG
- a CDS encoding BON domain-containing protein produces the protein MTQTQHRPDHQLRTDVNEELAWTPSVNAEEIGVAVTDGEATLSGHVGTYPEKEEALRAATRVHGVTVTADKIVVRHGHDVPDDADLTREAMIIFDRRSVVVPKNSVQVEVRDHVLTLRGAVPWQFQREAARNAVAGLPGISGVRNLISLRPAATAAPAEMQAKITAALTRHMPEMSQHVEVGVDGTQVTLTGDVPTAAERRSAEQTAWFAPGVTAVDNRMTITD
- a CDS encoding SDR family NAD(P)-dependent oxidoreductase, giving the protein MDDTPNDTAAERGTGWRERITPGRFDGRTVIVTGAGSGIGRATASRILREGGRVIAADVSGDRLDAFTTEFATEAGSAALVTVAADITDAAGVERIVTAAGPRIDGLANVAGIVDDDSPAHEISDEVWQRVFAVNVDGTFRLIRAVVPSMLDAGAGSIVNVASEAALRGSTAGIAYTASKHAVVGITRSCAFMYGPQGLRVNAVAPGAVATGIARIGTPSEFGQRRIRDFLPLIPSIAQAEQLAASITFLLSDDGVNVNGAVLPSDGGWAVQ